Below is a genomic region from Polluticoccus soli.
ACACGCCCGCTCTTATGGAGCTGACGACATCACAGCGCGTACAATAAAACTTTTCAGGGAAGTATTTGGTGCCGATGTGGACGTGTACTTCGTCTTCAACGGTACGGGCGCGAATGTGCTTAGCATCAGCAGCGCTACCATGTCGTATAATGCGGTGCTGTGTGCCGATGTATCGCATATCTACTGCGATGAATCTTCAGCACCGGAAACCTTTACGGGCTGTCGCTTCTTCCCCCTGCCGGCAAACGATGAAGGCAAGCTGACACCGGAAGTGATACAGCAGCGCCTTATGCGCAAAGGCGATGTGCACTATGCGCAAACCAAACTGCTCTCTATAACACAAAGCACGGAATACGGCACCGTGTACAAGCCTGAAGAAATAAAAGCCATAGCCGACCTGGCACATGCTAATGATCTGTACCTCCACATGGATGGCTCGCGCTTCCTCAACGCAGCTGCGGGACTTGGCTGCGAGTTGAAAGACATCAGCACCAATGTAGGTGTAGATATACTATCGCTGGGCGGCACCAAGGCCGGAATGATGTTTGGCGAAGCGGTG
It encodes:
- a CDS encoding threonine aldolase family protein; this encodes MKSFASDNYAGVLPEVMEALQRANSEHARSYGADDITARTIKLFREVFGADVDVYFVFNGTGANVLSISSATMSYNAVLCADVSHIYCDESSAPETFTGCRFFPLPANDEGKLTPEVIQQRLMRKGDVHYAQTKLLSITQSTEYGTVYKPEEIKAIADLAHANDLYLHMDGSRFLNAAAGLGCELKDISTNVGVDILSLGGTKAGMMFGEAVVVFNKKLSEHIAYKQKQSMQLASKTRFIAAQFEAMLGNDNWRQHATHANKMAQQLNGVLLKYPQIKLTKPVHANAVFAELPVEWTTVLQEKYPFYIWKESSNEARLMCSWDTSSTDIEGFATELERLSQ